Proteins from a single region of Antechinus flavipes isolate AdamAnt ecotype Samford, QLD, Australia chromosome 2, AdamAnt_v2, whole genome shotgun sequence:
- the PAPSS2 gene encoding bifunctional 3'-phosphoadenosine 5'-phosphosulfate synthase 2, which translates to MSGIKKQKTDTQQKSTNVVYQAHHVSRNKRGQVVGTRGGFRGCTVWLTGLSGAGKTTISFALEEYLVSHAIPCYSLDGDNVRHGLNKNLGFSAGDREENIRRIAEVAKLFADAGLVCITSFISPFAKDRENARKIHESAGLPFFEIFVDAPLNICESRDVKGLYKKARAGEIKGFTGIDSEYEKPETPELVVKTNLSSVSDCVQQVVDLLQEQTIVPHSAIKGIHELFVPENKLDAARAEAEKLPSLPITKLDLQWVQVLSEGWATPLKGFMREKEFLQVLHFDTLLDDGVINLSVPIVLPVSEDDKKRLQSCSEFALEYEGRKVAILRDPEFYEHRKEERCARIWGTTCAQHPHIKMVMESGDWLVGGDLQVLERVRWNDGLDQYRLTPLELKQRFKEMNADAVFAFQLRNPVHNGHALLMQDTRRRLLDRGYKHPVLLLHPLGGWTKDDDVPLQWRMKQHAAVLEEGVLDPKSTIVAIFPSPMLYAGPTEVQWHCRCRMIAGANFYIVGRDPAGMPHPETKKDLYEPTHGGKVLSMAPGLTSVEIIPFRVAAYNKTQKSMAFYDPARHNEFDFISGTRMRKLAREGENPPDGFMAPKAWQVLTDYYRSLEKNN; encoded by the exons GACACCCAACAGAAATCCACAAATGTGGTCTATCAGGCTCACCACGTGAGCAGGAACAAGAGAGGCCAGGTCGTTGGGACCAGGGGAGGATTCCGAGGCTGCACCGTGTGGCTAACCG GGCTCTCTGGTGCTGGAAAAACCACCATCAGCTTCGCTCTGGAGGAGTACCTGGTGTCCCACGCCATCCCTTGCTACTCCCTGGATGGAGACAACGTGCGCCACGGACTCAACAAGAACCTCGGCTTCTCCGCCGGCGACCGGGAAGAAAACATCCGTCGGATCGCCGAGGTGGCCAAGCTCTTTGCCGACGCGGGGCTGGTTTGCATCACCAGCTTCATCTCTCCGTTTGCAAAG GACCGGGAGAACGCACGGAAGATTCATGAGTCGGCGGGTCTCCCCTTCTTTGAAATCTTTGTCGATGCCCCTCTGAACATCTGTGAAAGCAGAGACGTGAAAGGCCTCTACAAGAAAGCCAGGGCTGGGGAAATCAAAG GGTTCACGGGAATTGACTCTGAATACGAAAAGCCAGAAACCCCCGAGCTGGTCGTGAAGACCAACTTGTCGTCCGTGAGTGACTGTGTGCAGCAGGTGGTGGACTTGCTGCAGGAGCAG ACCATCGTGCCCCACTCCGCAATCAAAGGCATCCACGAGCTTTTCGTGCCCGAAAACAAACTGGACGCGGCCCGGGCTGAAGCCGAGAAGCTGCCTTCCTTACCCATCACCAAG TTGGATTTGCAGTGGGTCCAAGTGCTGAGCGAAGGCTGGGCCACGCCTCTCAAGGGCTTCATGAGAGAGAAGGAGTTTCTGCAAGTGCTGCACTTTGACACGCTGCTGGACG ACGGAGTCATCAACCTCAGCGTTCCCATCGTGCTCCCCGTCTCCGAGGATGACAAGAAGCGCCTCCAGAGCTGCAGCGAGTTCGCTCTGGAATACGAGGGGCGGAAGGTGGCCATCCTGAGAGACCCGGAGTTCTACGAGCACAGGAAGGAGGAGCGGTGCGCCCGCATCTGGGGGACCACCTGTGCCCAGCACCCCCACATCAAG ATGGTGATGGAGAGTGGGGACTGGCTGGTTGGGGGAGACCTCCAGGTCCTGGAGAGAGTCCGCTGGAACGACGGCCTGGACCAGTACCGCCTCACGCCCCTGGAGCTCAAGCAGCGCTTTAAAGAGATGAATGCAG ATGCCGTGTTCGCGTTCCAGCTGCGCAATCCCGTGCACAACGGCCACGCGCTCCTGATGCAGGACACGCGGCGGCGCCTCCTGGACAGAGGCTACAAGCACCCGGTCCTCCTGCTGCACCCCCTGGGCGGCTGGACCAAGGACGACGACGTCCCGCTCCAGTGGCGCATGAAGCAGCACGCGGCCGTGCTGGAGGAGGGCGTCCTGGACCCCAAGTCCACCATCGTGGCCATCTTCCCCTCTCCGATGCTCTACGCGGGCCCCACCGAG GTTCAGTGGCACTGCCGCTGCCGAATGATCGCGGGGGCCAACTTCTACATCGTGGGCCGGGACCCTGCGGGAATGCCCCATCCCGAGACCAAGAAAGACCTTTATGAGCCCACTCATGGGGGGAAAGTGCTGAGCATGGCCCCGGGGCTCACGTCTGTGGAAATCATCCCTTTCCGCGTGGCTGCCTACAACAAGACCCAGAAATCCATGGCCTTCTATGACCCAGCAAG ACACAATGAGTTTGACTTCATCTCAGGAACCCGGATGAGGAAGCTCGCCCGGGAAGGAGAGAATCCTCCCGACGGCTTCATGGCCCCCAAGGCCTGGCAGGTGCTCACGGACTACTACAGGTCCCTGGAGAAGAACAACTAG